Below is a window of Syngnathus acus chromosome 8, fSynAcu1.2, whole genome shotgun sequence DNA.
TTTCCATCTTGAGCCGGGCATCGGGAAGTGGGCCGTCTGCTCAGTCAGCAAGGCGGAGGTAAACATACCGAGTGAgtcaggaggaggaagaagaagaagggaaCATTCCTGGCTTAGACGACGGAAGCAGGCGACACAAGGGCAAGTCAAGCTGACAGCGAGGCACAaacattcagaaaaaaagtaataggAACCAACATCAGCGTGAAGAAGGCAAACAGGCGGTTTCTTGACGTGTCGCTTGAGGGTGACGAGCGAGCGAAGGTAGCGGCTGTTTTCCGCACATGCTGACGCGAGTGGAGTGACTTGTGTTGGCTGCTGATATGAGCCTGGACCGCCATACGAGTGGCGACGCGAGCGCACATGCTCGTTCGCCTCCCGGTGCATGTTGTTTGCTCAGGGTGGGCCGAGCAACGGCTGAGCAGACGCCGTAGGCAAAATGAACAAGGAAGAGTCAGGTTAATGTTTTGGAGCGTCACAGAGAAATAGCACTTCATCTCTTCTCTTTGCTCTCCTCCGCAGAGGATGGGCCCCGCATGCCGCTTTCTTAGGAGATGTCTCTGGGTCGGCTCCTGCGGCGCGCCTCATCCAAGGCCTCCGACCTCTTGACCTTTAACCCCGGCGCGGCGCAGCGCTCGGGCCTGGACGGAGAGATCATTTACTCCAAAAATAATGTGTGCGTGCACCCTACAGAGCCGTTGCCGGGCCTGGCGGAACACCACCCAGGTCGGTGTGCGCCTGTTTGCATGTGAGAATGAAGAAAAGATTGGAACCTCAACAACGTCTGTAACGTTCGTTAAGCTTCCACTCGAATCTTCTTGCATGTTGTGAATGTACGAATGCCAATTTTGTGCCTTTGAGTTTGCTCTTCCCTGCTGTGTCGTGACAACGCCCCCTGCAGGCTACCTGTGCGTGCACGTGGAGAAGGATGAGAGCCTGGGCACCACTCTCATTTTGACCTGGGTACCCAACTCGCGTATCCAGAGGCAGGACGAAGAGGCGCTGCGCTACATCACGCCTGACAGTTCGCCCGTGCGACGCCACGCGCGGCGCAGAGGCAGACGGTAAGCGGTGTCGGGAGTCACCTGGTTACTGTTGCTGCTCCTGGCAATCATGACACCGGAAATGAAACACCACCCGTGTGAGGAATAAACCTCTCTCAAGAGTCATTAAAAGCTTGAGGGCTGAAAGTTTGTACATTATTATATTTGGAAAGGGCACATTTGCCATACTCATTAGActgtgtacctaataaagtgtccaTTGTGAGTGTCAGCAGTGCTGTTGAACTTGTCCCCGCAGAGCGCACTCGCGCCCGCCAGCTGCGcaagtggaagaagaagacgaagaGACGAACCTCACTTGCAGCTCCTCTGTGGAGAGCCACGGTTCGGCGGAGAGCGGGACGGACCGCCCCCCAGTGCAGCACAAGCGGCTGGGCGAGGAGGGCGACGAGGGCTCCTGTGAGCTCTCGGACGAAGTGAGCACCGTGGGCTCTGACTCGGACACCTTCTCCTCGCCCTTCTGCTTGTCACCCGTCAGCGAAGCGCTCTGCGAGAGCGGCAGCTCTGTCTTCTTGGACAGTGATAGCAGGTTAGTGTGTAgctttacaatttttttataaactccCCTGACACTCTTTTGACAATTAGCCAAAATTCAAACattcagcaaacaaaaaagtcactcAAATCGGCAATGGGTGAGTTACAGTTACTCCAGCTTGCCACAAAGTAGAGCCCTAAGCAAAATTATTCCAGCCCCCAGGGTGCAATACCGCATGTGTCCAGTAGGCGACTCACTTCACCGTCTTCCAACGGCGACTGCAGGTAAATGACGTCACAAGGTGGCAGACACAATCGGGGCTGCACGTTTACTCGTCCAGACTCATTCTGCGTTTATCTGTGACTTCTTCGTTTCCACTCGATCtcgttgaaaataaaatgtgtgtgcacgcgtacGTGCGTGTCGCTGAAGCCTTTTTAATCTCTCGGCCCCGGCCGGCCTGCCCGCTCTAAGTGTGGCCAGTGTGTGACTTGGCAGCGCTCTCAGCTTCTAACATTTACTCTGTGCTCCCCTCGCCTTCTTCTGCTACCCTTTCTTTCCCTCTACCCTCGGCACCATGTCCGTCCCGAGTGTGTGCGCACATTTTCCTTCCGCTCCGGGATTCTCCTTTTCCCATACTTGTTCCACCcttgtttttccaaatgttaGATCTTTTCCTCTCACTTGCCCAttcccaatgtttttttttcctgcactcGTGTTGCCCACCTCTCAAATATCACCCCCCCTTCTTCCCTTCCTCGAGTCTGTGTGAAACTCTTTGATTTCGAGCACGCCTGCCTGCCCGGGGGTTGTTGTGCTGGGCTGAATGTCAGCTCGTCGGATTAGAGGAGggagtgagagagagcgagaggagAGGGGCCAATACCCTGGAACTCTCTCCATCTccctttctctctccctcacTTTAATTGACACCGTTAAGGGGGCCTGGAACTGGAAACATGTCACTTGGAATCATTCAAAGAGAAAAGGCTTGCCTATGAGAGAGCAAAATTGGATGAAAGTGTGtaaagggggtgggggcaagAGCGAGGAGAAGAATCCCCAGGCGAGCTTTTTGAGGAGTTTCTTGACACTTGTAACCAAAGTAACAAGTGTCTGCTGCCAATCTGGCCTCAAGCGAAGACGCTACATTAGGGGCACCACAAGTCATCAGAAAGCCTTTACTACTTTGCAAACAAGACAAGAATGGATTGTCCCCATCGATCGTCCTCGTCTTTCGGAAGTTGGAGACGGGTCGCTCAAGTGTCACTCgcatgtttttcatttgtgcacaTTCTTGCAAACTCGGCGCTGAATTTGTTACGTAAGATTTATAAGTCGCAAAGACAATGAATTTGGTGAATGTTTTGTATAATGTGTGACTTAAGTTTTAAGTATGAGCAGCTTGGACACATTTCAGCACTTTGCGCTGGTTCTCACCACTCTCATGTCAGGAGACGTGTAGGGGGCAGCAGCATGGTCATTAGCTATGCTCCATTAGcgcacttgtgtgtgtttgtgtgcgcgtttGTGTGTTGGAAAGAGAAAGTCATGCCAGCTGCCAAACGTTCAGCAACTCAGCCATTTTTGCCTGTTTGAGCATTCTGGTCTTTCCCTGCTTGGGCTACACTTGACATGTGTGCTTGAATTCACCAGTTTGCTTTTTGTCTTCCCTACAGGGAGCTGTCGGAGGAGCTCATGCAGCAGTCGGTGAGCTCGGCCTCTAGCCTGGAGAGCAACGGCCAGTCGCAGGGCGCTCGCTGGGAGGAGCAGCAGAAGGTGCTGGCGCTGGAGCAGCTGTGCGGCGTCTTCCGAGTAGACCTGGGCCACATGAGGTCGCTGCGCCTCTTCTTCAGGTAAGTGTGAGCTGAATGGCAATTTGTCAAACGCAACTGCaatgccctcctcctcctcagtgATGAAGCCTGCACCGGCGGCCAGCTGGTGATAGCCAGCCGGGAGAGCCAGTACAAGGTCCTCCACTTTCACCACGCAGGCCTGGACAAGCTGGCCGAGGTTTTCCAACAGTGGAAGTGCTGCAGGGAGACACAGCAGGTGGGAAAGGCAGCAAAGCCTCAACTTACGCAAACAAAATATGCAGCCCAATCCATCACTCACGTCTCAGTTGAACATTTCCACAAAACCTTGACCTTAAATCCAATCA
It encodes the following:
- the tbc1d16 gene encoding TBC1 domain family member 16 isoform X3 — translated: MSLGRLLRRASSKASDLLTFNPGAAQRSGLDGEIIYSKNNVCVHPTEPLPGLAEHHPGYLCVHVEKDESLGTTLILTWVPNSRIQRQDEEALRYITPDSSPVRRHARRRGRRAHSRPPAAQVEEEDEETNLTCSSSVESHGSAESGTDRPPVQHKRLGEEGDEGSCELSDEVSTVGSDSDTFSSPFCLSPVSEALCESGSSVFLDSDSSPQGAIPHVSSRRLTSPSSNGDCRELSEELMQQSVSSASSLESNGQSQGARWEEQQKVLALEQLCGVFRVDLGHMRSLRLFFSDEACTGGQLVIASRESQYKVLHFHHAGLDKLAEVFQQWKCCRETQQVSNEKSCMQFSIQRSTLPSAESHPEEKLYRRLDVGSWLRHLNQNGQVEEEYKLRKAIFFGGIEPSIRGEVWPFLLHYYSYDSSSQEREAWRLQKRTQYHDVQQRRLNMSPEEHSDFWRKVQFTVDKDVVRTDRSNQFFRGDNNPNVEIMRRILLNYAVFNPVMGYCQGMSDLVAPLLTEIQDESDTFWCFVGLMENTIFISSPRDEDMERQLMYLRELLRLMLPDFHRHLMALGEDGLQLLFCHRWILLCFKREFPDTDALRMWEACWAHYQPQK